From Scomber scombrus chromosome 21, fScoSco1.1, whole genome shotgun sequence, one genomic window encodes:
- the sult2st2 gene encoding sulfotransferase family 2, cytosolic sulfotransferase 2 — protein sequence MTEAELYTVHKGVFVPTCLHPAQSLKYYEEFTFRSDDTVIVTYPKSGTTWMQEIVPLIMSGGDPAPVENIPNWDRVPWLEEHRACVLNLEERPSPRMFATHFHYNMMPPSFFEVKPKVIYVMRNPKDVFTSSFHYYGMTSFLVNPGTQTEFLQTFLDGKVMFGSWFDHVKGWLNAEDKERIMYISYEEMIMDLKDSVARMAQFLEKSLDAQVIEKIADRCVFKNMKQNKMSNYSQVPREFMDQTKSEFLRKGIAGDWKNQLTEAEVEHFDAVYKDRMKDVKYKFLWD from the exons ATGACTGAAGCAGAGTTATACACGGTGCATAAAGGGGTTTTTGTGCCTACATGTCTGCACCCTGCGCAAAGCCTAAAATACTACGAAGAGTTCACTTTCCGTTCAGATGATACTGTTATTGTCACGTATCCAAAGTCCG GTACGACTTGGATGCAGGAGATTGTCCCTCTGATCATGAGTGGAGGAGATCCAGCTCCCGTTGAGAATATTCCTAACTGGGACCGTGTTCCCTGGCTGGAGGAGCATCGGGCCTGTGTCCTTAATCTTGAAGAGAGGCCGTCTCCGCGCATGTTTGCTACGCACTTCCACTATAACATGATGCCACCATCTTTCTTTGAAGTTAAGCCGAAG GTCATCTATGTCATGAGGAACCCCAAAGACGTGTTTACATCGTCCTTCCATTATTATGGGATGACTTCCTTTTTGGTCAACCCAGGCACACAGACCGAGTTCCTCCAGACGTTCCTTGATGGAAAAG TTATGTTTGGCTCATGGTTTGATCATGTAAAGGGCTGGCTGAATGCTGAAGATAAAGAGCGAATAATGTACATCTCCTATGAAGAAATGATAATG GACCTGAAGGACTCTGTGGCCAGAATGGCTCAGTTCTTGGAGAAATCTCTGGACGCTCAGGTCATCGAGAAGATCGCAGACCGATGTGTGTTCAAGAACATGAAGCagaacaaaatgtcaaactactctCAAGTTCCTCGTGAATTCATGGACCAGACAAAGTCGGAATTTCTCAGAAAAG GAATCGCTGGAGACTGGAAAAACCAACTAACAGAGGCAGAAGTGGAGCACTTTGACGCCGTTTACAAAGACAGAATGAAAGATGTCAAATACAAATTTTTATGGGATTAA